One genomic window of Monodelphis domestica isolate mMonDom1 chromosome 1, mMonDom1.pri, whole genome shotgun sequence includes the following:
- the BCL2L11 gene encoding bcl-2-like protein 11 isoform X5, with translation MAKQPSDLNSECDREGGQLQPTERPTQPQQLRPGAPTSIQTQYQGNSGEGDSCSPSSPQGPFAPPTSPSPFATRSPLFIFLRRSPLLPRSSSGYFSFDTDRSPAPMSCDKSTQTPSPPCQAFNHYLSAMGKQDHASMRQSQSIPADMRPEIWIAQELRRIGDEFNASYYPRRVMVSS, from the exons ATGGCAAAACAACCGTCAGATCTAAATTCTGAGTGTGACAGAGAAGGTGGACAATTGCAGCCTACAGAAAGGCCTACTCAGCCTCAACAACTCAGACCAGGGGCCCCTACCTCTATACAAACACAGTATCAAGGTAATTCAGGTGAAGGGGACAGCTGCTCACCCAGCAGTCCTCAGGGACCGTTTGCACCACCCACTAGCCCTAGTCCATTTGCTACCAGATCCccacttttcatctttttaaGAAGATCTCCACTGCTGCCTCGATCTTCCAGTGGGTATTTCTCTTTTGACACAGACAGGAGTCCAGCGCCTATGAGTTGTGATAAATCTACACAAACTCCAAGCCCTCCTTGTCAAGCCTTCAATCATTATCTAAGTGCAATGGGTAAGCAAGATCATG CTTCCATGAGGCAGTCTCAATCAATACCTGCAGATATGCGGCCAGAAATTTGGATTGCACAAGAATTGCGCCGTATTGGAGATGAATTTAATGCTTCCTATTATCCAAGAAGG
- the BCL2L11 gene encoding bcl-2-like protein 11 isoform X3 → MAKQPSDLNSECDREGGQLQPTERPTQPQQLRPGAPTSIQTQYQGNSGEGDSCSPSSPQGPFAPPTSPSPFATRSPLFIFLRRSPLLPRSSSGYFSFDTDRSPAPMSCDKSTQTPSPPCQAFNHYLSAMGKQDHASMRQSQSIPADMRPEIWIAQELRRIGDEFNASYYPRRAVWHCFKSFGIGVGSQL, encoded by the exons ATGGCAAAACAACCGTCAGATCTAAATTCTGAGTGTGACAGAGAAGGTGGACAATTGCAGCCTACAGAAAGGCCTACTCAGCCTCAACAACTCAGACCAGGGGCCCCTACCTCTATACAAACACAGTATCAAGGTAATTCAGGTGAAGGGGACAGCTGCTCACCCAGCAGTCCTCAGGGACCGTTTGCACCACCCACTAGCCCTAGTCCATTTGCTACCAGATCCccacttttcatctttttaaGAAGATCTCCACTGCTGCCTCGATCTTCCAGTGGGTATTTCTCTTTTGACACAGACAGGAGTCCAGCGCCTATGAGTTGTGATAAATCTACACAAACTCCAAGCCCTCCTTGTCAAGCCTTCAATCATTATCTAAGTGCAATGGGTAAGCAAGATCATG CTTCCATGAGGCAGTCTCAATCAATACCTGCAGATATGCGGCCAGAAATTTGGATTGCACAAGAATTGCGCCGTATTGGAGATGAATTTAATGCTTCCTATTATCCAAGAAGG
- the BCL2L11 gene encoding bcl-2-like protein 11 isoform X4 — MAKQPSDLNSECDREGGQLQPTERPTQPQQLRPGAPTSIQTQYQGNSGEGDSCSPSSPQGPFAPPTSPSPFATRSPLFIFLRRSPLLPRSSSGYFSFDTDRSPAPMSCDKSTQTPSPPCQAFNHYLSAMASMRQSQSIPADMRPEIWIAQELRRIGDEFNASYYPRRAVWHCFKSFGIGVGSQL; from the exons ATGGCAAAACAACCGTCAGATCTAAATTCTGAGTGTGACAGAGAAGGTGGACAATTGCAGCCTACAGAAAGGCCTACTCAGCCTCAACAACTCAGACCAGGGGCCCCTACCTCTATACAAACACAGTATCAAGGTAATTCAGGTGAAGGGGACAGCTGCTCACCCAGCAGTCCTCAGGGACCGTTTGCACCACCCACTAGCCCTAGTCCATTTGCTACCAGATCCccacttttcatctttttaaGAAGATCTCCACTGCTGCCTCGATCTTCCAGTGGGTATTTCTCTTTTGACACAGACAGGAGTCCAGCGCCTATGAGTTGTGATAAATCTACACAAACTCCAAGCCCTCCTTGTCAAGCCTTCAATCATTATCTAAGTGCAATGG CTTCCATGAGGCAGTCTCAATCAATACCTGCAGATATGCGGCCAGAAATTTGGATTGCACAAGAATTGCGCCGTATTGGAGATGAATTTAATGCTTCCTATTATCCAAGAAGG
- the BCL2L11 gene encoding bcl-2-like protein 11 isoform X6, with product MAKQPSDLNSECDREGGQLQPTERPTQPQQLRPGAPTSIQTQYQGNSGEGDSCSPSSPQGPFAPPTSPSPFATRSPLFIFLRRSPLLPRSSSGYFSFDTDRSPAPMSCDKSTQTPSPPCQAFNHYLSAMASMRQSQSIPADMRPEIWIAQELRRIGDEFNASYYPRRVMVSS from the exons ATGGCAAAACAACCGTCAGATCTAAATTCTGAGTGTGACAGAGAAGGTGGACAATTGCAGCCTACAGAAAGGCCTACTCAGCCTCAACAACTCAGACCAGGGGCCCCTACCTCTATACAAACACAGTATCAAGGTAATTCAGGTGAAGGGGACAGCTGCTCACCCAGCAGTCCTCAGGGACCGTTTGCACCACCCACTAGCCCTAGTCCATTTGCTACCAGATCCccacttttcatctttttaaGAAGATCTCCACTGCTGCCTCGATCTTCCAGTGGGTATTTCTCTTTTGACACAGACAGGAGTCCAGCGCCTATGAGTTGTGATAAATCTACACAAACTCCAAGCCCTCCTTGTCAAGCCTTCAATCATTATCTAAGTGCAATGG CTTCCATGAGGCAGTCTCAATCAATACCTGCAGATATGCGGCCAGAAATTTGGATTGCACAAGAATTGCGCCGTATTGGAGATGAATTTAATGCTTCCTATTATCCAAGAAGG